The Mycolicibacterium boenickei genome has a segment encoding these proteins:
- a CDS encoding TM0106 family RecB-like putative nuclease produces MFVTDESASGPTVIYSASDLAAAARCEYALLRSFDAQLGRGPAVSSDDELLARTAQLGGDHEQRHLEDLRADSEVTVIGRPSYTAAGLSAAATATLEAVQRRDPVIYQAAMFDGRFAGFADFLIWDGERYRLRDTKLSRSVKVEALLQLAAYADVLSGAGVPVADEVDLVLGDGAMSSYRVDELLAVYRPRRAALQALLDDHLTGGTAVHWSDDTVRACFGCGECEQQIRATDDLFLVAGMRSSQRARLIEAGVTTTRQLADRAEAVPGLAQRALTALRGQARLQVAPRPDGKPLYEVVDPQPLMLLPDPDKGDLFFDYEGDPLWTANGQDWGLEYLWGVLGAEGNFQALWAHDRASERQVLIDFLDLVRKRRKRFPKMHIYHYAPYERSTLLRLAGRYGVGENDVDDLLRNGILVDLLPLVRKSIRVGTENYSIKSLEPLYMGNELRDGEVTKATDSITEYARYCALREAGHHDEAATVLKEIEDYNRYDCRSTHRLRDWLINRAFEAEVPPRGPQPVRDGAPIEKADAVDRKLLRFAGDGVEPRTPEQQAVALIAAARGFHKREDKPFWWGHFDRLNNPVDEWADSTGVFVAEKAEVITDWHTPPRARKPQRQVLLTGAIDAGELGTDVYALYTPPAPAGLSDDPDRRGFGSATVIGCDNPDAPTEVLITERQPKDGEIFTQVPFALTPGPPINTRPLQVSIDSTAATVSAGLPALPADAVTDVLLRRPPRTLTGGPLPRNGDTAADITAALLDLDCSYIAVHGPPGTGKTHTSAQIIARLVNEHRWRIGIVAQSHAVIEHLLDQVLDAGVAPERVAKKRKGDDPRWTAISENAYASFISDHPGCVIGGTAWDFANEARVPRQCLDLLVIEEAGQFNLANTIAVAPAARNLLLLGDPQQLPQVCQGTHPAPVDDSALGWLVEGAHTLPVDRGYFLDCSFRMHPAVCGPVSRLSYDGRLQSHEKVSAARKLDSIEPGVRVLEVPHLGNSTDSPEEADAIVAAITGLLGTTWTDEHGSTPLSQEHFLVVTPYNAQVTTVRRALDAAGLTDVQAGTVDKFQGRQAPVVFVSMTASSAADVPRGIGFLLNRNRLNVAISRAKYVAYIVRSPQLTDYLPAQPNSLIALGAFLALTDPVVHRSGD; encoded by the coding sequence GTGTTCGTCACCGACGAAAGCGCGTCGGGTCCGACGGTCATCTACAGCGCCTCGGATCTGGCCGCGGCCGCCCGCTGTGAGTACGCCCTGCTGCGCTCGTTCGACGCGCAGCTCGGTCGTGGCCCGGCGGTGTCGTCGGACGACGAATTGCTGGCTCGCACCGCACAACTCGGCGGCGATCACGAACAGCGCCACCTCGAAGATCTTCGCGCAGACTCTGAGGTGACGGTGATCGGCCGGCCCAGCTACACCGCGGCCGGGCTGTCGGCGGCGGCCACCGCCACCCTCGAAGCCGTGCAACGCCGCGACCCGGTGATCTATCAGGCCGCGATGTTCGACGGACGGTTCGCCGGGTTCGCCGACTTCCTGATCTGGGACGGCGAGCGCTACCGCCTGCGCGACACCAAGCTGTCCCGCTCGGTGAAGGTCGAGGCACTGCTTCAGCTGGCGGCCTACGCCGATGTCCTGTCGGGTGCCGGTGTGCCGGTTGCCGACGAGGTGGACCTGGTGCTCGGCGACGGCGCGATGTCCAGCTACCGCGTCGACGAACTGCTGGCGGTGTACCGGCCGCGGCGCGCCGCGCTCCAGGCACTGCTCGACGATCATCTGACCGGCGGCACCGCCGTGCACTGGTCCGACGACACGGTGCGGGCGTGTTTCGGCTGCGGTGAATGCGAGCAGCAGATCCGCGCCACCGACGACCTGTTCCTGGTGGCCGGCATGCGGTCCAGTCAGCGCGCCCGGCTCATCGAGGCCGGTGTCACCACCACCCGCCAATTGGCCGACCGCGCCGAAGCGGTGCCCGGATTGGCCCAGCGCGCCCTGACCGCGCTGCGGGGGCAGGCCCGCCTGCAGGTGGCGCCGCGGCCAGATGGCAAGCCGCTCTATGAAGTCGTCGATCCACAGCCGTTGATGCTGTTACCGGATCCGGACAAGGGCGATCTGTTCTTCGACTACGAAGGCGACCCACTGTGGACGGCCAACGGCCAGGATTGGGGGCTGGAATACCTGTGGGGCGTCCTTGGCGCGGAGGGCAATTTCCAGGCATTGTGGGCGCACGACCGGGCCAGCGAACGCCAGGTCCTCATCGATTTCCTGGATCTGGTCCGCAAGCGGCGCAAGCGTTTTCCCAAGATGCACATCTACCACTACGCGCCGTACGAGCGCAGCACCCTGTTGCGCCTGGCCGGCCGCTACGGAGTGGGCGAGAACGACGTCGACGACCTGCTGCGCAACGGCATCCTTGTCGACCTGCTTCCGTTGGTGCGCAAGAGCATTCGCGTCGGCACCGAGAACTACAGCATCAAATCGCTTGAACCGCTGTACATGGGCAACGAGCTGCGCGACGGCGAGGTCACCAAGGCCACCGACTCGATCACCGAATACGCCCGCTACTGCGCACTGCGCGAGGCCGGTCACCACGACGAGGCCGCCACCGTGCTCAAGGAGATCGAGGACTACAACCGCTACGACTGCCGGTCCACCCACCGGCTGCGGGACTGGCTGATCAACCGGGCGTTCGAAGCCGAGGTGCCACCGCGCGGCCCACAACCGGTGCGCGACGGAGCGCCGATCGAGAAGGCCGACGCCGTCGACCGCAAGCTGCTGCGCTTCGCCGGGGACGGAGTGGAACCGCGAACCCCCGAGCAGCAGGCGGTGGCGCTCATCGCCGCGGCTCGCGGCTTCCACAAGCGCGAGGACAAACCGTTCTGGTGGGGCCACTTCGACCGGCTCAACAACCCGGTCGACGAATGGGCCGACAGCACAGGCGTTTTCGTCGCCGAGAAGGCCGAGGTCATCACCGACTGGCACACTCCGCCGCGGGCCCGCAAACCGCAGCGGCAGGTCCTGTTGACCGGCGCCATCGACGCCGGCGAGCTGGGTACCGACGTCTACGCGCTGTACACCCCGCCGGCGCCCGCGGGCCTGTCCGACGACCCGGACCGGCGCGGCTTCGGCAGCGCCACGGTCATCGGCTGCGACAATCCGGACGCCCCCACCGAAGTGCTGATCACCGAACGCCAGCCCAAGGACGGTGAGATCTTCACCCAGGTGCCGTTCGCCCTGACGCCTGGCCCGCCGATCAACACCCGGCCCCTGCAGGTGTCCATCGACAGCACGGCGGCCACGGTGTCCGCCGGTCTGCCGGCGCTGCCCGCCGACGCGGTGACCGATGTACTGCTGCGGCGTCCGCCACGCACCCTCACCGGCGGGCCCCTGCCTCGCAACGGCGACACCGCCGCCGACATCACTGCGGCGCTGCTGGATCTGGATTGCTCATACATCGCGGTGCACGGCCCGCCCGGCACCGGCAAAACCCACACCTCGGCGCAGATCATCGCCCGCCTGGTCAACGAACACCGTTGGCGCATCGGCATCGTCGCCCAGTCACACGCGGTGATCGAACATCTGCTGGATCAAGTGCTCGACGCAGGCGTGGCCCCGGAACGCGTCGCCAAGAAGCGCAAGGGCGACGACCCGCGGTGGACGGCCATCAGCGAGAACGCCTACGCCTCGTTCATCTCGGATCACCCCGGCTGCGTGATCGGCGGCACCGCATGGGATTTCGCGAACGAGGCGCGGGTACCGCGACAATGCCTCGACCTGCTGGTGATCGAAGAGGCCGGCCAGTTCAACCTGGCCAACACCATCGCGGTGGCCCCGGCCGCCCGCAACCTGCTGCTCCTGGGGGATCCGCAGCAATTGCCCCAGGTCTGCCAGGGCACCCACCCGGCGCCGGTCGACGATTCCGCACTGGGCTGGCTGGTCGAGGGTGCGCACACGCTGCCGGTCGACCGCGGCTACTTCCTGGACTGCTCGTTCCGGATGCATCCGGCGGTGTGCGGCCCGGTGTCGCGACTGTCCTATGACGGCCGGCTGCAGTCACACGAAAAGGTCAGTGCCGCACGCAAACTCGACAGTATCGAGCCCGGGGTCCGGGTACTCGAGGTGCCACACCTCGGCAATTCGACCGACAGTCCCGAAGAGGCCGACGCCATCGTCGCGGCCATCACCGGTCTGCTCGGCACCACCTGGACCGACGAGCACGGCAGCACACCGCTGAGCCAGGAGCACTTCCTGGTGGTGACGCCCTACAACGCCCAGGTGACCACGGTGCGCCGAGCTCTCGACGCGGCAGGCCTCACCGACGTGCAGGCCGGCACGGTGGACAAGTTCCAGGGCCGGCAGGCGCCGGTGGTGTTCGTGTCGATGACGGCGTCCTCGGCCGCCGACGTGCCCCGCGGGATCGGGTTCCTGCTGAACCGCAACCGGCTCAACGTGGCGATCAGCCGGGCCAAGTACGTCGCGTACATCGTGCGCTCACCCCAGCTCACCGATTATCTGCCGGCGCAGCCGAACAGCCTGATCGCGCTCGGTGCGTTCCTCGCCCTGACGGACCCTGTGGTACACCGATCCGGTGACTGA
- a CDS encoding LppP/LprE family lipoprotein, producing MAPGVVLATVLTLTGCGSGDSTVSKTPDAGPGPAPTSAPKPAAKAAPTSAPPQADPCAVNLAAPEISKAVSELPRDPRSNQAWSPEPLAGNYNECAQLSAVIVKANTNSDHPNTRAVLFHLGKFIPTGVPDTYGFNGIDKTASTGDTVALQYSGGFHGLASTVKFRWNGGGVELMGNTG from the coding sequence ATGGCCCCCGGGGTCGTATTGGCGACCGTGCTCACGCTCACCGGATGCGGATCGGGTGACTCCACGGTCTCCAAAACCCCCGACGCGGGACCCGGACCGGCGCCGACATCGGCGCCCAAACCCGCCGCCAAGGCGGCGCCGACGTCGGCACCACCGCAGGCCGACCCCTGCGCGGTCAACCTCGCCGCCCCCGAGATCAGCAAGGCCGTCTCCGAGTTGCCCCGCGACCCACGCAGCAACCAGGCCTGGAGCCCCGAGCCGTTGGCAGGCAACTACAACGAGTGCGCTCAACTGTCAGCGGTGATCGTCAAGGCCAACACCAACTCCGACCACCCCAACACCCGGGCCGTGCTGTTTCATCTCGGCAAGTTCATCCCCACCGGCGTGCCCGACACCTACGGCTTCAACGGCATCGACAAGACCGCCAGCACCGGAGACACCGTGGCGCTGCAATACTCCGGCGGATTCCACGGGCTGGCCAGCACGGTGAAGTTCCGCTGGAACGGCGGCGGCGTGGAGTTGATGGGCAACACGGGCTGA
- a CDS encoding DEAD/DEAH box helicase has translation MTSPDPDSGETAPTFADLQIHPAVLKAVTEVGYESPSAIQAATIPAMLAGSDVVGLAQTGTGKTAAFAIPILSKIDTSSRNTQALVLAPTRELALQVAEAFGRYGAHLPAINVLPIYGGASYTVQLSGLRRGAQVVVGTPGRVIDHLERGTLDLSNLDYLVLDEADEMLTMGFAEEVERILADTPEYKQVALFSATMPPAIRKITSKYLHDPVEVTVKAKTATAENITQRFIQVAGARKLDALTRVLEVEEGDAMIVFVRTKQATEEVAERLKSRGFAAAAINGDINQAQRERTISALKDGTIDILIATDVAARGLDVERISHVVNYDIPHDTESYVHRIGRTGRAGRSGHALLFVTPRERHLLKSIEKHTRSKVIEAELPSVDDVNAQRVAKFRDSITDSLNADGLELFRRLIEDYERENDVPMADIAAALALQSRNGEEFLMTEPPPEKRRERDDRGERPARKERPPREGLATYRISVGKRHKVGPGHIVGAIANEGGLHRNEFGHITIRGDYSLVELPEKLPSKTLKALENTRISGMLINLERERGERADRGDRGPRREYKGRSDYKGRSDNRSGKPHRKTK, from the coding sequence ATGACCTCGCCAGACCCGGATTCGGGGGAGACCGCCCCAACGTTTGCCGACCTGCAGATTCACCCTGCAGTGCTGAAGGCAGTCACTGAAGTCGGCTACGAATCGCCTTCGGCGATCCAGGCCGCGACCATTCCGGCCATGCTCGCGGGCTCCGATGTGGTCGGGCTCGCGCAGACCGGTACCGGCAAGACCGCGGCCTTCGCCATCCCGATCCTGTCGAAGATCGACACCTCCAGCCGCAACACCCAGGCACTGGTGCTGGCACCGACTCGGGAGCTGGCGCTGCAGGTCGCCGAGGCATTCGGCCGCTACGGCGCGCACCTGCCCGCGATCAACGTGCTGCCGATTTACGGCGGTGCGTCCTACACCGTGCAGCTGTCCGGATTGCGGCGCGGCGCGCAGGTGGTGGTGGGCACTCCGGGTCGCGTGATCGATCACCTCGAGCGCGGCACGCTGGATCTGTCGAACCTGGACTACCTGGTGCTCGACGAGGCCGACGAGATGCTCACCATGGGCTTCGCCGAAGAGGTCGAGCGGATCCTCGCCGACACCCCGGAGTACAAGCAGGTGGCGTTGTTCTCGGCGACCATGCCGCCGGCCATCCGCAAGATCACCTCGAAATATCTGCACGACCCGGTTGAGGTCACGGTCAAGGCCAAGACCGCCACCGCCGAGAACATCACCCAGCGGTTCATCCAGGTGGCCGGTGCGCGCAAGTTGGATGCGCTGACGCGGGTGCTCGAGGTCGAGGAGGGCGACGCGATGATCGTGTTCGTCCGCACCAAGCAGGCCACCGAGGAGGTCGCCGAGCGGCTCAAGTCCCGCGGTTTCGCGGCCGCCGCCATCAACGGCGACATCAATCAGGCCCAGCGCGAACGCACGATCAGCGCGCTCAAGGACGGCACCATCGACATCCTGATCGCCACCGATGTGGCCGCGCGTGGTCTGGACGTCGAGCGCATCTCCCACGTCGTCAACTACGACATCCCGCACGACACCGAGTCGTACGTGCACCGCATCGGCCGCACCGGCCGGGCCGGTCGTTCCGGGCATGCGTTGTTGTTCGTCACCCCGCGCGAACGCCACCTGCTCAAGTCGATCGAGAAGCACACCCGGTCGAAGGTCATCGAGGCCGAGCTTCCGAGCGTCGATGATGTCAACGCGCAGCGCGTCGCCAAGTTCCGCGACTCGATCACCGACTCGCTCAATGCCGACGGCCTGGAGTTGTTCCGCAGGCTGATCGAGGACTATGAGCGCGAGAACGACGTGCCGATGGCCGACATCGCCGCGGCGCTCGCACTGCAGTCGCGCAACGGCGAAGAGTTCCTGATGACAGAGCCGCCGCCGGAGAAGCGGCGGGAGCGTGACGACCGGGGCGAACGGCCCGCGCGCAAGGAGCGCCCGCCGCGCGAGGGTTTGGCGACCTACCGGATCTCGGTCGGCAAGCGGCACAAGGTGGGGCCCGGCCACATCGTCGGCGCCATCGCCAACGAGGGCGGCCTGCACCGCAACGAGTTCGGCCACATCACCATTCGCGGGGACTACTCGCTGGTGGAGCTGCCGGAGAAGCTGCCGAGCAAGACGCTCAAAGCGCTGGAGAACACTCGGATCTCGGGCATGTTGATCAACCTGGAGCGGGAGCGTGGTGAGCGCGCCGACCGGGGTGACCGTGGGCCGCGCCGCGAATACAAGGGCCGCTCCGATTACAAGGGCCGATCCGACAACCGCTCGGGGAAGCCGCACCGGAAGACCAAGTGA
- a CDS encoding acyltransferase family protein, translating into MTVSRSVTGPSDQGGLESVDAVAAGSTRVAALTGIRAVAAILVVLTHAAYTTGKYPQGYLGLVYSRAEIGVPIFFVLSGFLLFRPWVRAAATEGRAPSVRRYAWHRVRRIMPAYVVTVLIAYLLYHFRTGGPNPGHTWIGLFRNLTLTQIYTDNYLFSYLHQGLTQMWSLAVEAAFYVVLPLLAYLLLVVLCRRRWRPGLLFFGLALLAAVSPLWLTIVHDSTNLPDGARLWLPTYMAWFVAGMALTVLGQLKVRGYAVVCVPLAVVCYFIASTPIAGEPTTSPAKLSEALFKTFFYAVIAALLVAPPALGDHGWYNRFLASRPMVFLGEISYEIFLIHLMIMELVMVEVMRDPVYTGSMFNLFVLTMVFTIPAAWLLHRFTRVRS; encoded by the coding sequence GTGACGGTCTCCAGAAGTGTGACGGGGCCGTCGGATCAGGGAGGCCTTGAGTCGGTAGACGCGGTGGCCGCCGGTTCGACGCGCGTCGCCGCACTGACCGGGATCCGCGCGGTGGCCGCCATTCTGGTGGTGCTCACCCACGCGGCCTACACGACCGGGAAGTATCCGCAGGGCTACCTCGGGCTGGTGTATTCGCGTGCCGAGATCGGTGTGCCGATCTTCTTTGTGCTGAGCGGTTTTCTGTTGTTCCGGCCGTGGGTTAGGGCTGCCGCGACGGAGGGCAGGGCGCCTTCGGTGCGCCGCTACGCCTGGCACCGGGTGCGACGGATCATGCCGGCCTATGTGGTGACGGTGCTGATCGCCTACCTGCTCTATCACTTTCGGACCGGGGGCCCGAACCCCGGCCACACCTGGATCGGGTTGTTCCGCAACCTGACTCTGACCCAGATCTACACCGACAACTATCTGTTCTCGTATCTGCATCAGGGGTTGACCCAGATGTGGAGCCTGGCGGTGGAGGCGGCGTTCTACGTCGTGCTGCCGCTGCTGGCGTATCTGCTGCTGGTGGTCTTGTGCCGGCGGCGGTGGCGTCCGGGTCTGTTGTTCTTCGGTTTGGCCCTGCTGGCCGCGGTGTCGCCGTTGTGGCTGACGATCGTGCACGATTCGACGAATCTGCCTGACGGGGCCCGGCTTTGGCTACCCACCTACATGGCGTGGTTCGTGGCGGGCATGGCCCTGACGGTGCTGGGGCAGCTGAAGGTGCGTGGGTATGCCGTGGTGTGTGTGCCGTTGGCCGTGGTGTGTTATTTCATCGCGTCGACGCCGATCGCGGGGGAGCCGACGACGTCGCCGGCCAAGTTGAGCGAGGCGTTGTTCAAGACGTTTTTCTACGCGGTGATCGCGGCGTTGCTGGTGGCCCCGCCCGCGCTCGGCGACCACGGTTGGTACAACCGGTTTCTGGCTTCGCGGCCGATGGTCTTCCTCGGCGAGATCTCCTACGAGATCTTCCTGATCCACCTGATGATCATGGAGCTGGTGATGGTCGAGGTGATGCGTGATCCGGTCTACACGGGGTCGATGTTCAACCTGTTCGTGCTCACCATGGTGTTCACCATTCCGGCGGCCTGGCTGCTGCACCGGTTCACGCGCGTCCGCTCCTAA
- a CDS encoding siderophore-interacting protein — translation MGEQKASRGLEGALVKLCRGGDYELTVSSRTELTPNYLRLHFRAEKLLAEQSVHPTMWVRGWFPDGGKAHQRGYTLVHPDPQAGTVDIDFAMHDGIATRWARAAQPGDVLDVTVLGSSFALPEPAPAGYLIVGDTASLPAINSLLDAIGDAPAWVFLEAGHEDDRELPVNGGAEIVWVDRFDEDLLETLSASAFDASDHFGWVACNNRTTRAVARVFREEYGIPRKSIKAQAYWVA, via the coding sequence ATGGGCGAACAGAAGGCGTCGCGCGGTTTGGAAGGAGCCCTGGTAAAACTCTGCCGGGGCGGTGACTACGAGCTGACGGTGTCGAGCCGTACCGAGCTCACACCGAACTACCTCCGGTTGCATTTCCGCGCGGAAAAGCTGCTCGCCGAACAGTCGGTGCACCCCACGATGTGGGTGCGGGGCTGGTTTCCCGACGGCGGCAAGGCCCACCAACGGGGCTATACCCTGGTCCACCCCGATCCGCAGGCCGGCACCGTCGACATCGATTTCGCGATGCACGACGGCATCGCCACCCGCTGGGCACGTGCGGCGCAGCCCGGCGACGTTCTGGACGTGACGGTCCTGGGCAGCAGCTTCGCCTTGCCCGAGCCGGCGCCGGCGGGGTACCTGATCGTCGGCGACACCGCGTCGCTTCCCGCAATCAACTCGCTGCTGGATGCCATCGGCGACGCCCCGGCCTGGGTCTTTCTGGAGGCCGGCCACGAAGACGACCGTGAGCTACCGGTCAACGGCGGCGCGGAGATCGTCTGGGTGGACCGCTTCGACGAGGATCTGCTGGAGACGCTCAGCGCCTCGGCTTTCGACGCCTCCGATCACTTCGGCTGGGTCGCCTGCAACAACCGCACGACCCGGGCCGTGGCGCGGGTGTTCCGTGAGGAGTACGGCATCCCGCGCAAATCCATCAAGGCGCAGGCGTACTGGGTGGCATGA
- a CDS encoding DUF5995 family protein: MASHPTPLPPLPAVKSIAEVVSAIDTITDWAVETSSRLGYFAALYKRITIAVGTAVEDGAFEDGPRMDRLDAAFAQRYFDALNGYFHPDRYPKPTRSWRATFEWADKPEPILVQHMLAGVTAHIVLDLGIAVQGLVGPGRLPSLHKDFDTINAVLASQIGGVVNDINELSPALADIYAVLQQHQIFVLNEAIRSLRDSAWRFATVLALEPGFARPATIWARDLQVSQQAQAVFDPPSLVGAFDLAIKEIAARESRDVARNVQVLDEIAATPAPIQTAL, encoded by the coding sequence ATGGCCAGCCATCCGACGCCACTGCCGCCGCTGCCTGCGGTGAAAAGCATCGCCGAGGTTGTCTCGGCGATCGACACGATCACCGACTGGGCCGTGGAAACCTCAAGCCGGCTGGGCTATTTCGCGGCCCTGTACAAGCGGATCACCATCGCGGTCGGCACCGCGGTCGAGGACGGGGCATTCGAGGACGGACCGCGGATGGACCGCCTCGACGCCGCGTTCGCGCAGCGCTACTTCGACGCCCTCAACGGGTACTTCCACCCCGACCGGTACCCGAAACCCACCCGGTCGTGGCGGGCCACCTTCGAGTGGGCCGACAAGCCCGAGCCGATCCTGGTGCAGCACATGCTCGCCGGGGTCACCGCCCACATCGTGCTGGATCTCGGCATCGCGGTGCAGGGCCTCGTCGGGCCGGGCCGACTGCCCTCGCTGCACAAGGATTTCGACACCATCAACGCGGTGCTGGCCAGCCAGATCGGCGGAGTGGTCAACGACATCAACGAACTCTCACCGGCACTGGCCGACATCTACGCCGTCCTCCAACAGCATCAGATCTTCGTCCTCAACGAGGCGATCCGCTCCCTGCGCGACAGTGCCTGGCGATTCGCCACAGTGCTGGCTCTCGAACCCGGATTCGCCCGGCCCGCGACGATCTGGGCGCGGGACCTTCAGGTCAGCCAACAGGCACAGGCGGTGTTCGACCCGCCCAGCCTGGTCGGCGCATTCGATCTGGCGATCAAAGAGATCGCCGCGCGGGAGAGCCGCGACGTGGCCCGCAATGTCCAGGTGCTCGACGAGATCGCCGCGACCCCCGCACCGATCCAGACGGCGCTCTGA